Proteins encoded in a region of the Pseudomonas sp. PDNC002 genome:
- a CDS encoding IS110 family transposase, producing the protein MKLMRIGVDLAKSVFQIHGVDCQERPVWRQRLSRERWLQAILEKAEPDCEIGLESCGGAHHWARQLEARGFRVKLIAPQFVKPYVKSNKNDANDAEAICEAMSRPSMRFVAIKTVEQQDIQAAHRIRAGLIEQRTAKANQVRGLVAEYGLIAPKELCALRRAIPCWLEDADNGLTLRFRHLLDGLWRDLRMLDERVKELDCEISGIAANEPSAQSLQQLRGVGPMIATALVAAIGDARQFANGRQFAASLGLTPRQHSSGGKDRLLGISKRGDAYLRTLMIHGARSVLRTAPSKDDRLSQWAVRLAERSHTNVAAIALANKTARMAWAMLRNGTAYQPERAAA; encoded by the coding sequence ATGAAGCTTATGCGCATTGGGGTCGACCTGGCCAAGAGCGTGTTCCAGATCCACGGCGTCGACTGCCAGGAGAGGCCTGTCTGGCGGCAGCGGTTATCTCGCGAGCGCTGGCTTCAAGCGATCCTGGAGAAGGCCGAGCCCGATTGTGAGATTGGCTTGGAGAGTTGCGGTGGAGCCCATCATTGGGCTCGGCAACTTGAGGCGCGTGGATTTCGGGTCAAGTTGATCGCGCCCCAGTTCGTGAAGCCCTACGTGAAGAGCAACAAGAACGACGCCAATGACGCGGAAGCAATCTGTGAGGCAATGAGCCGGCCCAGCATGCGCTTCGTGGCGATCAAGACGGTTGAACAGCAGGACATTCAGGCGGCACATCGCATTCGAGCAGGGTTGATTGAGCAACGCACCGCCAAGGCCAACCAGGTTCGTGGCCTGGTCGCAGAGTACGGCCTGATTGCACCGAAAGAACTGTGTGCACTGCGACGCGCCATTCCCTGCTGGCTGGAGGATGCAGACAACGGTTTAACGCTGCGCTTTCGGCATTTGCTGGATGGGTTATGGCGCGACTTGCGCATGCTGGATGAACGGGTCAAGGAGCTGGATTGCGAGATATCCGGGATTGCGGCCAATGAGCCGAGCGCTCAGAGCTTGCAGCAACTGCGCGGCGTCGGCCCGATGATCGCCACCGCCCTCGTCGCGGCCATCGGTGACGCCCGTCAGTTTGCCAATGGTCGACAGTTTGCTGCCTCGCTGGGATTGACGCCGAGGCAGCACAGCTCCGGTGGCAAAGATCGACTGCTGGGCATCAGCAAACGCGGCGATGCCTACCTGCGAACACTGATGATTCATGGCGCTCGATCCGTGCTGCGCACAGCTCCATCCAAGGATGACCGGCTGAGCCAATGGGCCGTCCGCTTGGCTGAACGATCGCACACCAACGTGGCCGCCATCGCGCTGGCCAACAAGACCGCGCGCATGGCCTGGGCGATGCTGCGCAATGGCACTGCCTACCAGCCGGAACGGGCTGCGGCCTGA